One genomic region from Tachysurus fulvidraco isolate hzauxx_2018 chromosome 14, HZAU_PFXX_2.0, whole genome shotgun sequence encodes:
- the LOC113645939 gene encoding solute carrier family 2, facilitated glucose transporter member 6 has protein sequence MGKAENEASPLLPNRSNKIRNGWLFLAAFSAVLGNFIFGYAMVFPSAVIPQLQKEKDPNLPMDIHQSSWFGSVFAIGAIVGGLSAMVLNDKIGRKHSIMISVIPSTAGFLMIAAGHRVWLLLLGRILTGIAGGITASSIPVYVSEISHPGVRGALGSCPQIMAVFGSLALYLLGLVLQWRWLAVAGIVPVLIMLFLLCFMPNSPRYLISNNKRDEASRALKWLRGSESNYISELNQIERSVNSQVAIQMSDLRSPFMYKPILTSVLMRFMQQMTGITPILVYLQPIFERTAVSLEPKLEAVCVGVVRLLSVAIAAALMDKAGRKALLYTSAFIMYLATLSMGIFNHKTPCDTGNVTAVIPSLENAYGAMAGPAISSSMLIPLISVMFIIFGYAMGWGPITWLLMSEILPTAARGVASGLCVVVSWATAFVLTLVFMHAVDAYGLFAPFLFFCVICVLNIIFTAKCVPETKGRSLEEIENYFRTGRTFTIAES, from the exons ATGGGGAAAGCAGAGAACGAAGCAAGTCCATTACTACCGAATAGAAGTAATAAAATAag AAATGGCTGGCTCTTCCTTGCTGCCTTTTCGGCTGTTTTGGGCAATTTCATTTTTGGTTACGCGATGGTATTTCCCTCTGCGGTGATTCCACAGCTTCAGAAGGAGAAAGATCCAAATCTGCCCATGGATATTCATCAGAGTTCCTGGTTTGGG tctgtttttgCGATCGGAGCTATAGTAGGAGGGTTGAGTGCCATGGTTTTGAACGACAAAATTGGAAGAAAACACAGCATAATGATATCTGTAATTCCCTCCACGGCGGGGTTTCTCATGATTGCGGCCGGTCATAGAGTGTGGCTGCTTCTCCTGGGCAGAATTCTCACAGGCATCGCTGGTGGCATTACAGCCAGCTCCATTCCT GTCTACGTGTCAGAGATTTCACATCCAGGTGTGAGAGGAGCCCTGGGATCTTGTCCACAGATAATGGCTGTCTTTGGAAGTCTGGCACTCTATCTTTTGG GTTTGGTTCTGCAGTGGCGGTGGTTGGCTGTAGCTGGGATAGTTCCTGTTCTGATTATGCTATTTCTCCTGTGCTTCATGCCAAACTCCCCACGTTACCTCATCTCTAACAACAAACGTGATGAGGCCTCCAGAGCCCTCAAGTGGCTCAGAGGCTCTGAATCAAACTACATTTCTGAACTCAATCAAATTGAGCGCAGTGTCAATTCACAG GTCGCAATACAGATGAGCGATCTTAGGAGTCCCTTCATGTACAAGCCGATCTTGACCTCTGTGTTAATGAGATTCATGCAGCAGATGACGGGTATTACTCCCATCTTGGTTTATCTTCAGCCTATTTTTGAGAGAACAGCCGTTTCACTG GAGCCCAAGTTAGAAGCAGTATGCGTAGGAGTTGTTAGACTGCTCTCTGTTGCAATCGCAGCTGCTTTAATGGACAAAGCTGGCAGAAAAGCTTTGCTTTACACATCAG ctttTATAATGTACCTGGCTACACTTTCAATGGGCATATTCAACCACAAAACACCATGTGATACCGGAAACGTTACTGCCGTGATCCCGTCTTTGGAAAATGCTTATGGAGCCATGGCAGGTCCTGCGATAAGCTCCAGCATGCTTATCCCCCTCATCAGCgtcatgtttataatatttg GTTATGCAATGGGCTGGGGTCCAATCACATGGCTGCTGATGTCTGAGATCTTGCCGACGGCAGCACGCGGCGTCGCTTCAGGCCTGTGTGTGGTGGTCAGCTGGGCCACCGCTTTTGTGCTGACACTAGTCTTCATGCATGCAGTG gaCGCATATGGGCTTTTTGCACCGTTTCTGTTCTTCTGTGTAATCTGTGTATTGAACATCATATTCACAGCCAAGTGTGTGCCTGAAACCAAAGGACGTTCACTGGAGGAAATCGAGAATTATTTCAGAACTGGACGCACCTTCACTATTGCTGAAAGCTGA